The proteins below come from a single Falsibacillus pallidus genomic window:
- the mctP gene encoding monocarboxylate uptake permease MctP, which produces MNWTALSVFILFFIFVTVLGFYAARWRKGDLTQLDEWGLGGRRFGTVVTWFLLGGDLYTAYTFIAVPALLYGAGAMGFFAVPYTIVVYPFIFVVMPRLWSVSRKHGYVTASDFVRGRYNSSTLALAVAITGILATMPYIALQLVGMQAVISAMGFKSTGLAGELPLIIAFAILAVYTYSSGLRAPASIAIVKDIMIYITIIVAVIVIPMKLGGFGTIFDSAKDALSTHNPPGAFILGKGSFMAYGTLAFGSALALFLYPHSLTGVLSSNSRNTIKKNAAILPAYSLVLGFITLLGFMALAAHVNVKSGNDAIPALFLKMFPDWFSGFAFAAIAIGALVPAAIMSIAAANLFTRNIYREYINPNCSAKQESSMAKLISLLVKVGALGFIIFFPKEYAINLQLLGGIWILQTFPSVIIGLYTNWFNRWALILGWLVGMVSGTMMAFSQDMKSIYPLHLFGSTVAGYAALYALILNFVVAIVLTFVFKAMGLNNGKDQTVEEDYKAA; this is translated from the coding sequence ATGAACTGGACAGCGCTTAGTGTTTTCATTTTATTTTTTATTTTCGTAACCGTTCTCGGCTTCTATGCAGCAAGATGGCGCAAAGGGGATTTAACACAGCTTGATGAGTGGGGGCTTGGCGGAAGAAGATTCGGCACGGTCGTCACATGGTTTCTATTAGGCGGCGATTTATATACCGCTTATACATTTATTGCAGTACCGGCGCTCTTATATGGGGCAGGGGCGATGGGCTTCTTCGCTGTTCCTTATACGATTGTTGTGTATCCTTTTATTTTCGTTGTAATGCCTCGTCTTTGGTCGGTTTCCCGCAAGCACGGTTATGTAACCGCTTCCGATTTTGTGCGCGGCAGATATAATAGCAGTACATTAGCGCTCGCTGTTGCTATCACAGGCATACTGGCTACAATGCCTTACATCGCGCTTCAGCTTGTTGGGATGCAGGCAGTCATTTCTGCGATGGGCTTTAAAAGTACTGGCCTCGCTGGCGAACTGCCGCTGATCATCGCGTTTGCCATCCTTGCTGTGTATACGTATTCCAGCGGACTTCGTGCACCGGCATCGATCGCGATTGTGAAGGACATTATGATCTACATAACGATTATCGTGGCCGTCATCGTCATTCCTATGAAGCTGGGTGGTTTTGGAACGATTTTTGATTCAGCAAAGGATGCTTTATCCACCCATAACCCGCCAGGAGCTTTCATCTTAGGAAAAGGATCTTTCATGGCGTATGGAACGCTTGCATTCGGATCGGCTCTTGCACTATTCCTATATCCGCATTCCCTGACAGGGGTGCTCAGTTCGAATAGCCGCAACACAATCAAAAAGAATGCGGCGATATTGCCTGCGTATTCCCTTGTACTGGGATTCATCACATTGCTTGGCTTTATGGCTCTAGCGGCCCATGTCAATGTGAAATCAGGAAATGATGCCATCCCGGCGTTGTTTTTGAAAATGTTCCCGGATTGGTTCAGCGGTTTTGCATTCGCAGCAATCGCGATTGGGGCGCTTGTTCCAGCAGCCATCATGTCTATTGCTGCAGCAAACCTGTTTACGCGAAATATCTACCGCGAGTATATCAATCCGAACTGTTCAGCTAAGCAGGAATCAAGTATGGCCAAGCTCATTTCGCTTCTTGTGAAAGTGGGAGCGCTTGGATTCATCATTTTCTTCCCGAAAGAATATGCGATTAACTTGCAGCTATTAGGAGGGATATGGATCCTGCAAACATTCCCGTCCGTAATCATTGGCCTCTACACAAACTGGTTCAATCGCTGGGCACTTATCCTCGGATGGCTTGTTGGAATGGTGTCAGGTACGATGATGGCATTCTCCCAAGATATGAAGTCCATCTATCCACTGCACTTGTTTGGATCGACTGTCGCAGGCTATGCTGCACTATACGCACTGATCCTCAACTTTGTCGTAGCAATCGTCCTGACCTTCGTGTTCAAGGCGATGGGATTGAACAATGGAAAAGACCAAACAGTAGAAGAAGATTACAAAGCGGCGTAA
- a CDS encoding DUF3311 domain-containing protein: protein MNTEKSQKSKFSFWYVLLIVPFITTLFPGMYAFDEPRLFGFPFFYWYQLAMILVSGVLTIIVYYKTKEK from the coding sequence ATGAATACGGAAAAAAGTCAAAAATCGAAGTTTAGCTTTTGGTATGTACTTTTGATTGTCCCGTTTATCACGACGCTGTTCCCTGGAATGTATGCATTTGATGAACCTAGGCTTTTTGGATTTCCGTTTTTTTATTGGTACCAGCTTGCGATGATTCTGGTATCAGGTGTGTTAACGATCATTGTCTATTATAAAACGAAGGAAAAGTAA
- a CDS encoding lipoprotein, whose amino-acid sequence MKKYIVLILSLFFLTACTSGKTQSLEEFWKDTDIKKVDEIVIQDGTSGGSLTITEQDQMDDLLSQIKDIEFTPKKNQEEVKGWSYAVTLFDGKKSFKFFTDKIGKTYYDSTPEILPIIEKYYHDHLPRASY is encoded by the coding sequence ATGAAAAAGTATATCGTCCTGATTCTGAGCTTGTTTTTCCTCACTGCTTGTACAAGTGGAAAAACGCAGTCATTAGAGGAATTTTGGAAGGATACTGATATAAAGAAGGTTGACGAAATCGTCATTCAGGATGGTACGAGTGGAGGATCATTAACCATAACCGAGCAAGATCAAATGGATGATTTGCTTTCCCAGATTAAAGATATCGAGTTTACGCCTAAGAAAAATCAAGAGGAAGTTAAGGGATGGAGCTATGCCGTTACTCTTTTTGATGGTAAGAAGAGTTTTAAATTCTTCACGGATAAAATCGGTAAAACTTACTACGATTCAACTCCGGAAATACTTCCGATTATCGAAAAGTATTACCACGACCATCTGCCAAGGGCAAGCTACTGA
- a CDS encoding phosphotransferase has translation MTNLHNEEKLTGGNVSNVYRSKDTVRRDLKTNSDKIHTLLQHLESKGFNYAPRFLGIDESNREILSFIEGEAGNYPLKEYMWSDEALKKIAKILRQYHDAVSDFPSLYEWAPIDNTPDNFEVLCHNDFAIYNIIFNQEMPVGIIDFDVAAPGPRLWDIAYTLYTCVPLSRHYHNEKGEEVRYNSTRDAERIKRRVNLFFETYDIEGMEEGFLDMVLLRLEGLCKYMKRKAAEGDSSFQRMVDEGHYEHYQMDITFIREHGKEWI, from the coding sequence ATGACAAATTTACATAATGAAGAAAAGTTAACAGGCGGCAACGTCTCAAACGTATATCGATCGAAAGATACAGTTCGAAGAGATTTAAAGACTAATAGTGATAAAATTCATACATTATTGCAGCATTTGGAAAGCAAGGGTTTTAATTACGCACCAAGGTTTTTAGGCATTGATGAAAGCAATAGAGAAATATTATCTTTTATTGAAGGAGAAGCAGGGAATTATCCTCTGAAGGAATATATGTGGTCAGATGAAGCTTTGAAAAAAATAGCGAAGATCCTTCGTCAGTATCATGATGCTGTATCTGATTTCCCTTCACTATATGAGTGGGCTCCCATCGATAATACACCAGATAACTTTGAGGTCTTATGCCACAATGATTTTGCAATCTATAACATTATTTTCAATCAAGAAATGCCGGTTGGTATTATTGACTTTGATGTTGCTGCTCCCGGTCCAAGACTTTGGGACATTGCCTATACCCTCTACACATGCGTTCCTTTAAGCAGACATTATCATAATGAAAAAGGCGAGGAAGTGCGTTATAACTCAACGCGTGATGCCGAACGCATAAAACGAAGAGTTAATTTATTTTTTGAAACCTATGATATTGAGGGAATGGAAGAAGGGTTTTTAGATATGGTATTGCTGCGATTAGAAGGTTTATGTAAATACATGAAACGAAAAGCCGCTGAAGGCGACAGCTCTTTTCAAAGAATGGTTGATGAAGGACATTATGAACACTATCAAATGGATATTACATTCATTCGAGAGCACGGAAAAGAGTGGATTTGA